The following proteins are encoded in a genomic region of Diabrotica virgifera virgifera chromosome 1, PGI_DIABVI_V3a:
- the LOC126878936 gene encoding MATH and LRR domain-containing protein PFE0570w-like codes for MKFNVLIIIYLVCQCAFIRGRKIKNLKKIISKINYIPKEADPIEDWISSDEPFLESSEEVEISEFVFQNPEHVKSLYKPVNWNAHYVPFKYPSSSYGSIDKSIASAYQVRPENVFNLISALEISKIRKYPENFKKLLKVLLKICQSESVDNNSKLSTMYTILKAFNHSPPSENLVDIILKIIKILSKHSNFNASYKFSKTSASVKDISNIILKIIELSKKNSDVTDPLGVIIPIIETLPNTYQEQIFKNLLTPDQRFTSEILPSPYLSSKNDYNLLPQLVLKLYHQKPKRFKTLSHIISLLADSDLVKYNENSNNVIQFVLRQLSLSGIDSLVYRLGHTTLSPTNVNFVITSFFKNVQKMLSDKKHFSKNKTLAKSKNKILTKSDNFQSEKDWSESAENRIGSGDHSIHKGTKEKSENLKILKKAKHKKTSTNSKNKKKLKKHGKPKKSQKDSAELHLSFYESPNKDTNKTLGKSENLKILKKDKHKKKYFIDNKKKKSPTEIENSISQKDTAESSYPIHNESAENTLKKPVKKDSTKAHSSSSSSDYKDTTNKMLKKGEHKKTLENTKNEKPWTTSDNSKSKKDLGKFIKPGFNDLHNYFNINERFYPFQIITGPQHHPGNYKPVSNNLWTNKQLDNNNMFLQILKAVSDTANNSNPPIFDKNPELGSDITGLAPYNVIPCCLPAPVVLPSSLDTINPFEMRKNNAGSRKARYRTKLV; via the coding sequence aaaaaaataatatccAAAATTAACTACATACCAAAGGAAGCGGACCCAATTGAAGACTGGATTTCATCGGATGAGCCATTTTTGGAAAGTTCAGAAGAAGTTGAAATTTCAGAATTTGTTTTCCAAAATCCTGAACATGTTAAAAGTTTATATAAACCAGTAAATTGGAATGCTCATTACGTGCCTTTCAAATATCCGTCTTCAAGTTACGGCAGTATAGATAAAAGTATTGCTTCTGCTTATCAAGTCAGACCTGAAAATGTTTTCAATCTGATTTCTGCTTTAGAAATTTCTAAAATACGAAAATATCCCGAAAATTTTAAGAAACTTCTAAAAGTACTTTTAAAGATTTGTCAATCAGAAAGTGTAGACAATAATAGTAAATTATCAACGATGTATACAATATTAAAAGCATTTAATCATTCGCCACCTTCTGAAAATTTGGTGgacatcattttaaaaattattaaaattttatcgAAGCATTCAAATTTTAATGCTTCGTATAAATTTTCTAAAACATCTGCTAGTGTAAAAGATATCagcaatattattttaaaaattatagaattaAGCAAAAAGAACTCTGACGTTACAGATCCACTTGGTGTTATAATTCCCATTATAGAAACTcttccaaatacgtatcaagagcaaatatttaaaaatctgtTAACACCTGACCAAAGATTTACTTCAGAAATTCTTCCGTCTCCTTATTTGTCTTCCAAAAACGATTATAATTTGCTACCGCAGCTAGTTTTAAAGCTATACCATCAGAAACCAAAACGTTTCAAAACTCTAAGTCATATTATATCTCTATTGGCTGATTCTGATTTAgtaaaatataatgaaaactCAAACAACGTTATACAATTTGTGTTACGGCAGCTAAGCCTATCAGGTATAGACAGTTTAGTATATCGCTTAGGACACACAACTCTTTCTCCTACTAATGTTAACTTTGttataacaagtttttttaaaaatgtgCAAAAAATGTTAAGTGataaaaaacatttttcaaagAACAAAACTTTGGccaaatctaaaaataaaattttgactaAATCTGACAATTTCCAATCTGAAAAGGATTGGTCAGAATCAGCCGAAAACAGGATAGGATCAGGGGACCATTCTATTCATAAAGGTACAAAGGAAAAATCTGAAAATCTCAAAATTTTGAAGAAAGCTAAACATAAGAAAACTTCGACAAAttctaaaaataagaaaaagttgAAAAAACATGGAAAGCCGAAGAAATCCCAAAAAGATTCAGCAGAACTTCACTTATCATTTTACGAATCTCCTAATAAAGATACAAATAAAACTTTGGGAAAATCTGAAAAtctcaaaattttgaaaaaagataaacataaaaaaaaatattttattgataataAAAAGAAGAAATCACCGACAGAAATTGAAAATTCAATATCCCAAAAAGATACAGCAGAATCTTCTTATCCTATTCACAATGAGAGCGCAGAAAACACTTTGAAAAAACCTGTGAAAAAAGATTCAACAAAAGCACActcatcatcttcttcttctgattataaagatacaacaaacaaaatgttgaaaaaagGTGAACATAAGAAAACTTTGGAAAATACTAAAAATGAGAAACCTTGGACAACATCCGATAATTCTAAATCTAAAAAAGATTTAGGAAAATTTATCAAACCAGGCTTCAATGATCTTCATAATTATTTCAATATAAATGAACGCTTTTACCCTTTCCAAATTATAACAGGCCCTCAGCATCATCCAGGAAACTACAAGCCAGTTTCAAATAACTTGTGGACTAATAAGCAAttggataataataatatgtttctTCAAATTTTAAAAGCAGTATCGGATACAGCAAATAACTCAAATCCTCCTATATTCGATAAAAATCCTGAATTGGGATCTGATATTACAGGATTAGCTCCATATAATGTGATACCGTGTTGCCTACCTGCACCTGTCGTACTACCCTCATCACTAGATACAATTAACCCATTCGAAATGCGGAAAAATAATGCCGGTAGCAGGAAGGCAAGATACCGCACAAAGCTAGTATAA